AAGGGGTTCTTTTGCAGAGAGGAGGAACCAGTGGGAAGGCCAAGGCTGTGTCTGGGAAGGTCTGGCTGTTTATTTTCATAGTGGCAGCCAGAggttttcctcattttttcaGACCAGAATGGAGCTAGAAGCCTCTTTAAGAGAGGTTCCCTGCTGACTGCTCTCTCCACTGAGGCAGTAGCATCTGCCCTCCATAAGCTTCATCAAGATCTGTGGAAGACTCAACAGACTCGGGTATGTTTCTCTGCTCCCCTTTCCTGAACTCTTTACCTCCCTcaaaggaaatgaggaaaagatGCATGAAGCAGTTTGACCTGTTCTATTCCTGAGATCAAGTTGGGATGAGTTTCACCTCTATCACTTACCACCTGGCAACCACAAATAGAGCATTTGGAGTTCCTGGGCCTTGTTTTCTCTTGCATATTAGGGCAGACAGTGCCTACTCAGAgttgtgaggattagatgagTGAGGATCTTGAATGAGCCTTGTAAACTATAAAACCCTGGGCAGGGCAGGtgccgtggctcaggcctgtaatcccagcactttgggaggccaagacaagcggatcacctcagatcaggagttcaaaaccagcctggccaatatagtgaaacctcatctctactaaaaatacgaaaattagctgggcatggtggtgggcgcctataatcccagctactcaggaggccaagtcaggagaatcacttgaacccaggaggcagaggttgcagtgacccgagatcacaccactgcactccaggctgggcaacaaaaataaaactccatctcaaaaaaaaaacaaaaaacccctaggcagatgtgtggcattgttttgCATCATTTTCCACTCAGCCATGAATTTATTCTTGGTACCCAGGCTTCCAAGAGAAACCCTAGAAATCAGTGACCACTATTTGAGGTTGGCATTTATAGGAGCATTCTAGGCCTAAGGATGCTCTGAAATGAAGATGTCATCAATTCCACCTCACAGTGAACCTATCAGTACAAATTGAGTGCCACCCATATGTcagccactcttttttttttttttttttttttttttttttgagacggagtttcgctcttgttacccaggctggagtgcaatggcgcgttctcggctcaccacaacctccgcctcctgggctcaggcaattctcctgcctcagcctcctaagtagctgggattacaggcatgcaccaccacgcccagctagttttttgtatttttagtagagacggggtttcaccatgttgaccaggatggtctcgatctttcgacctcgtgatccacccgcctcggcctcccaaagtgctgggattacaggcttgagccaccgcgcccggccatcagcCACTCTTGAGCTGAGGATGCAAAAGGGGGAAAGACCTGATGTCTGCCTAAAAAAGTTTTGTGACATGGTGGAGGAACAAAACTGCATTCTACTAGAAAGCAGAACTGATAGAATTAATTGGATCAGTAACAAATGCAAGTGATGTACTGTTGGAACTAGGAGGAAggggcagaaggaaagaagatatAGCCTTTGGCCTAAGCTTTGAAGTAGATGTGTCGGGAGGGAAGAGGTGAACCCTGGGCTAACTTTGAGCAGCTCTCTTTCAAAAGACATAGACAGGTCAGAAGGGGATTCTTGTTCCATCCAAGTGGAGCAGAGCCTGTCTTCACTTCAGGGAGCTAAATGCACATGCATTCAGAGGAAGTAACCCAGCTCTCTGGGAGTAGATCCACAATGGTGGCCCACCACAGGGGCTGAGAATGAGGAGAGAGCTTGAGCCCTGCATTGCTTGTGAAAGATGAGGAACTCACATTTAGCCATGTCCTTCCTTTCCCAGGATGACCTGAGGGATCAGGTCCGGAAACTGGAAGAACGTCTAACTGATACTGAGGCTGAGAAGAGCCAGGTCCACACAGACTTGCAGGATCTGCAAAGACAGCTTTCCCAGAATCAGGAAGGTGAGAAGCTCAAGACAGGTGGGGAGATTTAGAGGGAGAGGGAAGATAAGTGAGGAGCCCAGAAGTGGCAAGAACAGGTCTAGCAGccacctatttttttattttttatttttttatttttttattattattattttttgagacggagtttcgctcttattacccaggctggagtgcaatggcatgacctcggctcaccgcaacctctgcctcctgggttcaggcaattcccctgcctcagcctcctgagtagctgggattacaggcacacgccaccatgcccagctaattttttgtatttttagtagagacggggtttcaccatgttgaccaggattgtctcgatctcgacctcgtgatccacccgtctcggccccccaaagtgctgggattacaggcttgagccactgcgcctggccttttattttgtttttgagatggaatcttactctgtcacccaggcaggagtgcagtgtcacgatattggctcgctgcaacctccaccttccaagtagctagaattacaggtatgcaccaccacacatggctactttttttgtatttgtaataaagacaaggttttgccatgttgaccaagctgctCTTGAAGCCCTGGCCTCAAATTaaccacctgcctcaacctcccaatgtgctgggattacaggcgtgagccaccgtgcctagctgcACTGTTATTTacccagaactgtgagatgataTCTAGAGGCACTTCCAAAGGGGTAATGACCTCCTTGAACtattttttctgctttgcttGGCTTTTGAGGCCCATCCTGGAAGAAAAGATGAGGAGGAACAGATTTGGTGATGCAAGCTGATGCAAGGCTCCTGGCCGGTTCTCCCACCAGAAAACCTACCCCGTCTCAATCCCACTCCCCTGGagtcaatcagagcacccagctgttgctcattCCTCCTACCTATAAAACCCCACACCTTGGGAAGCCGTGTGCAACTTCCCTGGCTCCTTTCCCCGGGACCATGGAACctcgcccgggagctgaataaactggattttcattttcttaaaagaaagaaggaaatggctGGGCTTCTAATTTCTCTCTGCagcagatttaaaaatttaaaaaaattggagacCCAGGGCCAGGACTGTAGGAACATAAAACTGCATCTTTTATCATCCACGTtacttatttttatcatcttcAAGTATGTCCTCCAAGTTAGCCTTTGGTAGCTGAGGGATTATGAATTTATTTGGGAGAAAGCAAGGAGAGGAGCTCTGCGGAGGACATGCCCATGCACCAGCCAAGGACTGGAAAGGGTCATGGCTCCttcaaaggagaggaaaggaagggtcTTGAAGCTGAGGTTTCTACTTAGAagagttagccgggcatggtggtagatgcctgtaatcccaactactcaggaggctgaggcaggagaatcacgtgaacccgggaggtagaggttgcaatgagccaagattgtgccactgcattccaggctgggtgacaaagcaagcctGGAATCCTtttttttcatctcaaaaaaaggaaaaaaaaagagaagaggacaGCTTGGGCCTATTTTGAGGCCATTTGAGGGTTCCCTGAGAGCCACAAAAATAAAGTGAGATTCCAGCGCCTGCTGCAGAAATCGGGGGCAGCCAGCAGAGCCACCCATGTCTCTAGGAGCTCCTGCACAATTATAGGATTGGGGGCTAGAAAGGACCTCCAGTGTCATCTGTCCAACCCTGTCTGGAATTGAGGGCTGAGGCTcttgatgatgaggatgaagatgtATTAAGATGATTACCAGGCAATGCTGGGGCTGGCAGCAGCAGGGAGTGCTGCCAGGCAATGCTGGGGCTGGCAGCAGCAGGGAGTGCTGCCAGGCAAATAAAAGCACCTGGCGGGTGGTTGATGTCTCTAGAACACTGGATGTAATTCTCTCCTTCTTGGCCGCCTTCCCCTTTGAATCTGTTCCCCATCCTCCATCTGCCTCTATATCCCTCTTTTCCCCCACCCCAATCATGGGTCTTACTCAACTACTTCTCCTCTCCTTAAAGAGAAATCCAAGTGGGAAGGAAAGCAGAACTCCCTAGAGTCTGAGCTGATGGAACTGCATGAAACTATGGCATCCTTACAGAGTCGCCTGCGGAGAGCAGAGCTACAGAGAATGGAAGCCCAGGTAAAGTGGCACTGGTTTTGGTGGGGTGTGGGGAATGCCTCAGGAGTAGTCCCTTGGACCCACCTTGGCCTGTGGTCATGTGTCCTACTTCCTTCAGCAAGTCCGTCAGCTCCTCTGGCTGTCTCCATGTCCCTGGGGGCCATCATTAAGATTCCAGTGAATCCTCTTTCAGTCGCTTTTTCTGAATTAAGGTTGATGTTTTTGCCCCTTGTTCTGAAGGACCAGAGTCTCCTCTGGGCATAGCAGAGTCCTAGGAGGTGGCAACGATGCTCTTTTACAGTATCCACTTAAGTGGAATATACCACCACTTTTTTGCCCAAGTCCTTGTCACTGCTAGTAccacaaaataagaaagagaagggCCAGTGTTGGAGTGACAGTAGCAGGGAAGTGTAGTCTAAAGTGGTTTTTCATCTTGTCTTCCAGGGTGAGCGAGAGTTACTTCAGGCAGCCAAGGAGAACCTGACAGCCCAGGTGGAACACCTGCAAGCAGCTATTGCAGAAGCCAGGGCTCAGGCAAGTGCTGCTGGCATCCTGGAAGAAGACCTGAGAACGGCTCGCTCAGCACTGAAGCTGAAAAATGAGGAGGTGGAGAGTGAGCGTGAGAGAGCCCAGGCTCTGCAAGAGCAGGGTGAGCTGAAGGTGGCCCAAGGAAAAGCTCTGCAAGAGAATTTGGCTCTCCTGACCCAGACCCTAGATGAAAGAGAAGGGGAGGTAGAAACTCTGCGGGGACAAATCCACGAACTGGAGAAGCAACGGGAAATGCAGAAGGCTGCTTTGGAATTGCTATCTCTGGACCTGAAGAAGAGGAACCAAGAGGTAGATCTGCAGCAAGAACAGATTCAGGAGCTGGAGAAGTGTAGGTCTGTTTTAGAGCATCTGCCCATGGCCGTCCAGGAGCGAGAGCAGAAGCTGACTGTGCAGAGGGAGCAGATCAGAGAGCTTGAGAAGGATCGGGAGACTCAGAGAAATGTCTTAGAGCATCAGCTTCTAGAACTTGAGAAGAAGGACCAAATGATTGAGTCCCAGAGAGGACAGGTCCAGGATCTGAAAAAGCAGTTGGTTACTCTGGAATGCCTGGCCCTGGAACTGGAGGAAAACCATCACAAGATGGAGTGCCAACAAAAACTGATTGAGGAGCTGGAGGGCCAGAGGGAAACGCAGAGAGTGGCTTTGACCCACCTTACGCTGGACCTGGAAGAAAGGAGCCAGGAGCTGCAGGTACAAAGCAGCCAGATCCATGACCTGGAGAGCCACAGCACCCTTCTGGCAAGAGAGCTGCAGGAGAGGGACCAAGAGGTGAAGTCTCAGCGAGAACAGATAGAGGAGCTGCAGAGGCAGAAAGAGCATCTGACTCAGGATCTCGAGAGGAGAGACCAGGAGCTGATGCTGCAGAAGGAGAGAATTCAGGTTCTCGAGGATCAAAGGACACGGCAGACCAAGATCCTGGAGGAGGACCTGGAACAGATTAAGCTGTCCTTGAGAGAGCGAGGCCGAGAGCTGGCCTCTCAGAGGCAGGTGATGCAGGAACgggcagaggaaggaaagggCCCGAGTAAAGCACAGCGCGGGAGCCTAGAGCACCTGAAGCTGATCCTGCGTGATAAGGAGAAGGAGGTAGAGTGCCAGCAGGAGCATATCCATGAACTTCAGGAGCTCAAGGACCAGCTAGAGCAGCAGCTCCAGGGCCTGCACAGGAAGGTGGGTGAGACCAGCCTCCGCCTGTCCCAGCGAGAGCAGGAGATAGTGGTCCTGCAGCAGCACCTGCAGGAAGCCAGAGAACAAGGGGAGCTGAAGGAGCAATCACTTCAGAGTCAACTGGATGAGGCCCAGAGAGCCGTAGCCCAAAAGGACCAGGAACTGGAGGCTCTGCAGCAAGAACAGCAGCAGGcccaggggcaggaggagagtGTGAAGGAAAAGGCAGACGCCCTTCAGGGAGCTCTGGAGCAAGCCCAGATGACACTGAAGGAGCGTCAGGAAGAGCTTCTGGACTACAAGGAACAGGCACAAAGGCTTGAGGAAGAGCTGGCAGTGGAGGGACGGCGGGTCCAGGCCCTGGAGGAGGTGCTGGGAGACCTAAGGGCTGAGTCTCGGGAGCAGGAGAAAGCTCTGTTGGCCCTCCAGCAGCAGTGTGCTGAGCAGGCACAGGAGCATGAGGTAGAGATCAGGACCCTACAGGACAACTGGCTACAGGCCCAGGCAGTGATCAAGGAACGgaaccaggagctggaggctctGCGGGCGGAAAGTCAGTCCTCCCGGCATCAGGAGGAGGCTGCCCGGGGCCGGGCTGAGGCTCTGCAGGAGGCTCTTGGCAAGGCTCACGCTGCCCTGCAGGGGAAAGAGCAGCATCTGCTTGAACAGGCAGAACTGAGCCGCAGTCTGGAGGCCAGCACTGCCACCCTGCAAGCTGCCCTGGACACCTGCCAGGCACATGCTCGGCAGCTGGAGGAGGCCCTGAGGACACGAGAAGGTGAGATCCAGGACCAGGATCTCCGATACCAGGAGGAtgtgcagcagctgcagcaggcaCTTGCCCAGAGGGATGAAGAGTTAAGACATCAGCAGGAACAGGGGAAGCTGCTGGAGAAGTCTCTGGCCCAGAGGGTCCAAGAGAATATGATTCAAGAGAAGCAGAATctggggcaggagagagaagaggaggagataAGGGGCCTTCGTCAGAGTCTAAGGGAGCTACAGCTGACTCTAGCGCAAAAGGAACAGGAGATCCTGGAGCTGAGGGAGGCCCAGCAAAGGAACAACCTGGAAGCCTTACCTCACAGCCACAAAGCCTCCCCAGTGGAGGAACAATCTTCAAAATGTTATTCTTTAGAGCCCAGGCTGCAGCAGGAGCTGGAGCGGCTACAGGCAGCCCTGAGACAGACAGAAGCCAGGGAGATTGAGTGGAGGGAGAAGGCCCAGGACTTGGCACTGTCCCTAGTGCAGAGCAAGGCCAGCATCAGCAGTCTGCAGGAGGTAGCCATGTTCCTACAAGCCTCTGTCCTGGAGCGAGATTCAGAACAGCAGAGGCTGCAGGTGAGTCACTCCAGGGGCAGTAAGGGCCAAGGGACACAGCCTGGTCTGGCTGAGCTCAGGGACTGCCCACCACTCTGGGCCTTGTGGTACCTCAGGGTTATGAGAAAGCTGAGATCATGAGTACCTCAACACAGTGGGATTCAGGCTACAGTTCTAGTCTGAGGAGATACAAAGAGGGTAAGAGCCCACAGTCCCGTGGGGAAACCACGATAATGCAGTGTGGTTGGTGCCTAATAGGGGAAGTTTAGGATGCCCCAGGCATGCTGGAGGGATGCTCACCCTTTTCTGGGAGTGGGTCCCAACAGGCTTTCTGGTAAAAGCAGTGTTTAAGATTAGACctgggccagtggctcacacctgtaatctcagcactttgggaggccaagacaggcaaatcacctgaggtcaggagttcgagacaagcctggctagcatggtgaaaccccgtcactactaaaaatacaaaaattagccaggcatgctggcatgtgcctgtaatcccagctacttgggaggctgaggcaggagaattgcttgaacccgcaaggcagaggttgcaatgagctgagatcatgccactgcactccagcctgggggacagaacaaggcaccatctcaaaaaaaaaaaaaagacctgaaggGACCAGTAAAGAACTAGCCAGGCACAGGTTGGGGAGGAGCATtcaggggaaaaggaaaagagagcgAGAACAAATGTACTATCTGTGTAGACAGTTCAGGTTGCATGAGACAGGGAAGGATTTGGTAAGAGATGGGAAGACAGTAGGGGCCACACCTGTCAGGGCTTACAGTCATGCCAAGGACCTGGGTAACTAGTAGGAAGCAGGTGAAGTGTTTGCATCAGGGGAGTGATGTGATCAGACATACAGCTCATAAAGATCACTCAGACTGCCATGTGGAGCAACAGCAGGCCTGGGAGACCCACTGGGAGGCTGTACTGGAAGTCCAGGGAAGAGGTCGTACCCTAAGATGGAAAGTGTGAATGGAGATGTGGTTGGGTCTGAGAGGTAGGACTTCCGACAGCTGATTGGCTAAGAGGTGGGAGGAATAAAGAGAGGGCAGAAAGAAGTCAAAGATGACACTCAGGTCTCTGCTCACCAAGATGACGAGAAGCAGGTATGAGGAAGAGGAATGAAATGATGAGATCAGTTTGGAAGTGGAGGGAGGAACCTGTGGGACAGGCGCGGGGAAGTGTCCAGTGGACAGGTCAGTAAAGTGATCTGAAGTTTCGAATTGAAGCCAGAGTCACTTTGGAGTCATTAACAGTTAAAACAAATGGGTTTCTTGTAGGTAGAATGTTGAGTGAGAGAGGAAATGAGCTTAGGAGAGGACTTCAGGGTATAATATTTAACCTCAAGGTCAAGCACCATATCTTGGTCACCTTTGTACCCCCTGCACTGAGCACAAGACCTGCAGCAAGCAGGCCAACAGGAAAGCCAGGCTAACTTGACAGTGAGAGGCATCATCTTTTTTGCCAAGAGAAGCCCAGTCCAGTTTTCCAGGGAAATCAATTCTCCATCCTGGTCCCTTGACTGAGCCCCAGGGAACCCCAGACACAGCCCCCCAGAGAGTTCCTTCTGGGAACTCAGAAAGCTCTGCTCTTGATGAAGGGCAATATGAGGAGAAGAAGGTCAGTCTGTGAACTGTGGAGTCCAGTTCCAGGGTTTAAAATGCAGTAGTGTTGTGTGACCCTGGGTAAATGCCTTTACTCTGACCTTCaatttctcatcagtaaaataggCAACGGTGGTATGAAATGGGATATGTATGAATTGCTTAGGAAGAAAGCACTTAGTAAGTGGAACTCCTTTCCTGTGTTCAGGTGCATTCTTacagacacagcaaaagtaaGGTATGTAATTGGGCAGGAGGGCACTTCCCACCCATACTCTTGGGTTACTAAGCAGTATTCACTCAATAACAACCCAGTCAGAGTCACTTCACCCACTGCCTCCTCCATACACACAGGAATGTCTGTCAGATGCAGTCCTCCATTGTCGTGGGACCAtttcattttaagtgttttacatgCTAGGCACTATAACACTCACTTTGTTTTACAACTACCCTGAAAAATAGGAACCGTTACCGTCCTCGTTTTATAGTTGAGGAATGacagttcagagaggttaagtcctCTTTGGATTGGTTGAAaatcatggccaggtgcagtggctcacgcctataatcccagcactctgggaggctgaagcaggcagatcacttgagcccaggagtttgagaccagcctgggcaacatagcaaagccccatctcttctaaaaatacagaaattgcgccgggcgcggtggctcaagcctgtaatcccagcactttgggaggccgaggcgggtggattacaaggtcaagagatcgagaccaacctggtcaacatggtgaaaccccatctctactaaaaatacaaaaaattagctgggcatggtggcgcatgcctgtaatgccagctactcaggaggctgaggcaggagaattgcctgaacccaggaggcggaggttgcggtgagccgagatcgcgccattgcactccagcctgggtaacaagagcgaaactccgtctcaaaaaaaaaaaaaaaaaaaaatacagaaattagccaggtgtgtggtatgtacctgtaatcccagctactcaggaggccgaggcaggagaaccgcttgaacctgggaggtggaagttgcagtgagccaagatgacaccagtgtactccagcctgggtagcagagtgagactccatctcaagaaaacccTCATAAATGGCAGGACTGGAATGAGATCTGAGTCATCTGCCTCTAGAGCTCAGACTGTATCACCAAGCTCTTCCTCTCTCGTAGGCAACCTGCACGCAtccactttttttctcttgtttgtcTCTCTTCTTGACGGATAACATTTATAAACCACAGGGCGCCTAGAAAGTATCTAGGCTTCCCCACTTACCCACAGGGTACTTAACCCAAGCATGAGGCTTCCCCACTTACCCAGAGGGACTTAACCCAAGGGCTTGATCTGTTTCATGGTGCACATAgtcattttgtaaatgaggaaatTGGGGTTTGGGGAGCACTTATACTTCAACCAGAGTCATATAGCCACTGAGTGATGACAAAGCACCCAGCCCTGTGTGACTCCAGAGCCCATGGTCTTCCCAAAGCACATCAGTGCTCTGAGTCATTGCTCAGCCTTCTAGGAGATGTGCAGTGAACTGGAGGCTCTGGTCCTAGCTCCCTTGCTAGCTCACCACATATCCTTAAGTAGAGTCGAGGCCCCTCTGCTCCTTTGTTTtacccatctgtgaaatgaaggtTCTGTACTAGAATGACTCAGAGCCTCTaggaaaaaataagacaaaagccTGAGGAGAACATTGAACCACTGTTTCTGTGGAGGGTGGGTGGATCTGGATATGAGGTTGGCAAGGGGTGATTTTGCTCCATACCTTGGTACCCTAGGACGAGCTAGAGCTCACCAGACGGGCTCTGGAGAAGGAGCGGCTACACAGCCCAGGTGCAACCAGCAGAGCAGACCAAGAGTCCAGAGGGGAGCAGGGCATGCAGCTGGGAGAGGTGAGCTGGGGGCTCAGGGGAACAAATGGCCCAGCAGTGAGCTCCTGTCCCGGGGTTTGTCCCTTTCCCTTGGGACCTGGGTTCCTGAAGCTTAGACCTGCCAGATTGGTCTGTATGCCCTCTGTCTGTTCCCTACTTGTCTTAGGGGCTGCCCAGGTGAGATTCACAGGTCTTTCCCACAGGTCTCAGGAGTAGAGGCTGAGCCTAGTCCTGCTGGAATAGAGGAGAAGCAGCCATGGAGACAAAGGCTTGAATACCTGCAGCAAGCGGTGGCACAGCTAAAGATTGACAGGAGCAGGCTGCAGCGCCACAATGTCCAGCTGCAGAGCACCTTGGAGCAGGTGACCCCTTTTCTGGTCTAGTGGGCATGAATCTCCACTTCTCATGCAGCCCCTAGAGCATAAGCTCAGtaaactacagcctgtgggccaaatccagcctgctgcCCATTTCTGAAAATcgagttttattggaatacagccatgcattgtctgtggctgcttccctgctatggcccacaaagcctaagtACTTACTACAGGAAAAGTTTGCTGGCCTTTGCACCAGAGGCCTGAGAGGCTGGCCCTGCCTCGTCTGTCCCAGGAGCACTTCTTTGCACTCAGGGCTACCCTAGCTGTGCCCTCCTCAGCCAGGGGTTCTCTTCCCATGGTTACTGTCCCCTCATATACCCTCACAGGCACTGGCCACCTCTGAAGAAAGGCAGCTCTACTCCAGTCACAGAGCCAAGCCAAGCCTTGATTTCTTATTTGCACCTTGGCAGGTGGAGCGAGAACGGAGGAAGCTGAAGAAGGAGGCCATGCGTACAGCCCAGGCAGGGTCCCTGGAGATCAGCAAGGCCACGGCTTCTCCACCCACACAGCAGGTTTACCCATTTTCCTCTACTGCAGCAATAGAGAGCCCAACCTCAGCCACCAGAAACAGCCCTCCTCATTGCATATCACAGGCTGACAGCACTTCACTAATCCAGAGAGCCCCTCCTGACTGCCCTATGAGGAGGAGGCCCAACATTGGGGTGGCATCAGGGCTAGTGACCCTGCTTTCTGAGGGACTTAGATATGTGCACTCCCAGACCAGTGCCACCACTGGCCCAGGAGCGGGACTTATGGGCTCTGCTCAGGATCCCTGGTGTATGGGGGTTGTATGGCACTTGTCAGCTCCTGGTAAGCCTAGGAGCGTGATCACAGCTTGATATCTTAGACCTTTCTACAGTGTTGAGTTTACAGGCTTAGGGGTCCATGGTCTTCCCTGGAGCCAGTGTCCCTTTTTTGGGTAAAGGGCTCAAGGAAGACTCCCCATACCAGCATTCTTTTAGGTGAGGTATCCCCACCTTGCAGCCTGGCAGGGAGGCACTGTTTATGGGTGGCTGAGCACTAGCTCTCTATACCCTGTCCTTTAATGAAAGTTCTCAAGTGCAGGCACTATGTCTTCCTCTGTGCATCCTTAGCTCACACCCCAGGGCTACCACAAAGCAGATACATGGTGTActtctattaaataaaaacatgccTCAAAGAAGCAAATGCCATCCAGGCCTTTTGGATGATTTGTGTCAGGTCTCCATGGGCATTGCCCCTTGTGCTGGTGTGGGGCCTCTCCTTGCCCCAGGGCCTGCTGCCCCGTAGAGGTCCAGTCTGAGTTCAGATGCTCCTGGCCCATAGCCTTTGCCCAGACCCCAGGATTGTGAAAAGGTTCTGCAAGGAAACTTGCAGAAGCCCCAGAGTGAGAAGGCCTATTCCAACAAGAGTGCTGTTTGTCTTCTTTAGGATGGGAGAAGAGGACAGAAGAACTCAGATGCCAAGTATGTGGCCAAACTGCAGAAAGAGGTATGTTCTGGGTTTTCTAAGCCCATATTCCCTCCCTTGTACTCAGGCCCTTTGTACACCTCcagcagggagagaggaagtTCCTGCCTTCAGACAACCTCAGTCTCCACGGGAGCCAAGAAGAGTCTCAGTCCCAACCCCATCTCTCATATGCCtaagggtgggagtggggaagaAAGCCTGGTCTTCCAGATCCATACTGAgcaagggaaaggagaagaaagagggctGAGGAGCAGGCAGAAGATTCTAGGAGGACAGGTGGGAGCAAGTGAAGCCGTCCTGGCCTCCCTGCCCTCAGAGGTGCCCTCGCAGGCAAGACTGTTGCCAGCGCCCCAGGCAGAGAAGCCAGGCAGCAGCAGGCTCCAGGCCACACAGCTCAGCTTGAGCCACCACTTGCAGAGAAGTGACTTGAAGAGCCTTCCTGCCTCTTAGGCCTCACTTAAAAGTCCACTCTCCCTTTCAAGGCCCAGGAGTCATAAGAAGTgttacctttttatttctgagcctATTTCAGAAATCAGTAGTCGCTACTGGCAGGGCCTGACTCTGTAGCTAGACCTAAACTATTGCTTTGAATTCTATTAAACTCAGAATGCTTTTCTATTCTATTAAAAAGTCAGAGCtggggcacagtagctcacacctgaaagcccagcactttgggaggccaaggcgggcagttcacctgagatcagcagtttgagaccagcctagccaacatggtgaaaccctgtctctactgaaaatacaaaaattagccaggtgtggtggtgcacacctgtaatcctagctactcaggaggctgacacacaagaatcacttgaacccgggggcagaggttgcagtgagccaagattgcaccactgcactctagcctgggtgacagagcaagactccatctcaaaaaaaaaaaaaagaaaaagaaaaaagtcagtcaGTGGTTATACATGGTTATATATTGTTATCAGCCTCAtcaaaatgtacacttaaaatctGGGCATTTTTCACCACATGTAA
This is a stretch of genomic DNA from Saimiri boliviensis isolate mSaiBol1 chromosome 9, mSaiBol1.pri, whole genome shotgun sequence. It encodes these proteins:
- the CEP250 gene encoding centrosome-associated protein CEP250 isoform X7, whose product is MAPAKGKRGASAAGRLCPGPEGGAAGGAAPGCAGEGASAEQSIAELSSSENILKAEVADLRAAALKLSALNEALALDKVGLNQQLLQLEEENQSVCSRMEATEHARNALQVDLAEAERSREVLWGKNTHLEAQLQKAEEAGAELQADLRGIQEEKEEIQRKLSESHHQQEAAMAQLEQLHQEAKRQEEVLARAVQEKEALVREKAALEVRLQAVERDRQDLTEQLQGLSSAKELLESSLFEAQQQNSVIEVTKGQLEVQIQTVTQAKEVIQGEVKCLKIELDTERSRAEQERDAAARQLAWAEQEGKTALEQQMAAHEEEVNRLQEKWEKERSWHQQELAKALESLEREKMELEMRLKEQQIEMEAIRAQREEERTQAESALCQMQLETEKERMSLLETLLQTQKELADASQQLERLRQDMKVQKLKEQETTGMLQTQLQEVQRELKEAAQQHRDDLAALQEESSSLLQDKMDLQKQVEDLKSQLVVQDDSHRLVEQKVQEKLRETQEYNRIQKELEREKASLTVSLMEKEQRLLVLQEADSIRQQELSALRQDLQEAQGGQRELNAQMELLRQEVKEKEADFLAQEAQLLEELEASRITEQQLRASLWAQEAKAAQLQLRLRSTESQLEALASEQQPGNQAQAQAQLASLCSVLQQALGSVCESRPELSGGGDSAPSLWGLEPDQNGARSLFKRGSLLTALSTEAVASALHKLHQDLWKTQQTRDDLRDQVRKLEERLTDTEAEKSQVHTDLQDLQRQLSQNQEEKSKWEGKQNSLESELMELHETMASLQSRLRRAELQRMEAQGERELLQAAKENLTAQVEHLQAAIAEARAQASAAGILEEDLRTARSALKLKNEEVESERERAQALQEQGELKVAQGKALQENLALLTQTLDEREGEVETLRGQIHELEKQREMQKAALELLSLDLKKRNQEVDLQQEQIQELEKCRSVLEHLPMAVQEREQKLTVQREQIRELEKDRETQRNVLEHQLLELEKKDQMIESQRGQVQDLKKQLVTLECLALELEENHHKMECQQKLIEELEGQRETQRVALTHLTLDLEERSQELQVQSSQIHDLESHSTLLARELQERDQEVKSQREQIEELQRQKEHLTQDLERRDQELMLQKERIQVLEDQRTRQTKILEEDLEQIKLSLRERGRELASQRQVMQERAEEGKGPSKAQRGSLEHLKLILRDKEKEVECQQEHIHELQELKDQLEQQLQGLHRKVGETSLRLSQREQEIVVLQQHLQEAREQGELKEQSLQSQLDEAQRAVAQKDQELEALQQEQQQAQGQEESVKEKADALQGALEQAQMTLKERQEELLDYKEQAQRLEEELAVEGRRVQALEEVLGDLRAESREQEKALLALQQQCAEQAQEHEVEIRTLQDNWLQAQAVIKERNQELEALRAESQSSRHQEEAARGRAEALQEALGKAHAALQGKEQHLLEQAELSRSLEASTATLQAALDTCQAHARQLEEALRTREGEIQDQDLRYQEDVQQLQQALAQRDEELRHQQEQGKLLEKSLAQRVQENMIQEKQNLGQEREEEEIRGLRQSLRELQLTLAQKEQEILELREAQQRNNLEALPHSHKASPVEEQSSKCYSLEPRLQQELERLQAALRQTEAREIEWREKAQDLALSLVQSKASISSLQEVAMFLQASVLERDSEQQRLQDELELTRRALEKERLHSPGATSRADQESRGEQGMQLGEVSGVEAEPSPAGIEEKQPWRQRLEYLQQAVAQLKIDRSRLQRHNVQLQSTLEQVERERRKLKKEAMRTAQAGSLEISKATASPPTQQDGRRGQKNSDAKYVAKLQKEVALLRAQLTLEWKQKQEYIARSLQTSRELAGLHHSLSHSLLAVAQAPEATVLEAETRRLDESLTQSLTSPGPVLLHPSPSTTQATSS